Proteins found in one Bremerella volcania genomic segment:
- a CDS encoding serine/threonine protein kinase — protein MTSTAICQTCGTPLSTGAQFSFCPQCLAREAQAQPQVEFEKTTTESASSSHFTPPSAEELNQLLPGIEIIKLIGHGGMGAVYLGRQIVLDRKVAVKILPPVIQLASRLEERFQREAQTLAKLHHPNIVSVFDFGQVEKVCYLVMEYVDGVTLRDMIASRSISPDDALQMIPVICDALQFAHSRGVVHRDIKPENILVDRDGQVKIADFGLAKIMNHDASTASEIDFTKTQQVMGTFKYMAPEQMAKSKSVDHRADIYSLGVVFYELLTGEAPTGWFQPPSKKVAVDVRLDEVVLRTLESEPERRYQQASEIKTAIESLRDSPQAVPSEDNKDSTPMRLHKLLDVTESYYRRLHSVTTILGFSVLPLATFLLYWNVSLWAGHVGLVASIAMIGYSIRIKRHQVYEATYKGHTIRLDNSRMFAERLYLDDGLVRIGGFGSKMEFRFPIKAGEGLGDEVIVWLDAGFSSIRCRIEVESKSS, from the coding sequence ATGACCTCGACCGCCATCTGCCAAACTTGTGGCACGCCTCTTTCAACTGGGGCCCAATTTTCATTCTGTCCTCAATGTCTCGCTCGCGAAGCCCAAGCACAGCCCCAGGTAGAATTCGAGAAAACGACGACGGAATCGGCCTCGTCTTCTCACTTCACCCCACCCAGTGCCGAAGAACTGAATCAACTGCTGCCTGGTATCGAAATCATCAAGTTGATCGGACATGGCGGGATGGGAGCCGTCTATCTTGGTCGCCAAATCGTCCTCGATCGGAAGGTGGCCGTCAAAATCCTTCCGCCTGTGATTCAGTTAGCTAGTCGGCTTGAAGAGAGGTTTCAGCGCGAAGCACAAACCTTAGCCAAGCTGCACCATCCCAACATCGTCTCCGTGTTCGACTTCGGCCAGGTCGAAAAGGTTTGTTACCTCGTCATGGAATACGTCGACGGGGTCACCTTGCGGGACATGATCGCCTCAAGATCGATTTCCCCGGACGATGCACTTCAGATGATTCCCGTCATTTGCGATGCCTTGCAGTTCGCACATAGCCGAGGAGTCGTTCATCGTGACATCAAGCCAGAAAATATTCTCGTCGATCGTGACGGCCAGGTAAAAATTGCTGACTTCGGCTTGGCAAAGATCATGAATCATGATGCGTCGACCGCAAGTGAGATCGACTTCACCAAGACGCAACAAGTCATGGGCACGTTCAAATACATGGCCCCAGAGCAAATGGCTAAGAGCAAGTCGGTCGACCATCGAGCCGACATTTACTCGTTGGGCGTGGTATTTTACGAATTGCTCACCGGCGAAGCGCCGACAGGCTGGTTCCAGCCGCCGTCGAAAAAAGTTGCGGTAGATGTACGTCTGGATGAAGTCGTGCTGCGGACGCTTGAATCGGAACCGGAACGGCGATATCAACAAGCCAGCGAGATCAAGACGGCGATCGAGAGCCTGAGGGACTCGCCTCAAGCCGTCCCCAGCGAGGATAATAAAGACTCAACGCCGATGCGTTTGCACAAGCTGCTTGACGTGACCGAGTCGTACTATCGCCGTCTGCATAGCGTGACAACAATCCTTGGCTTTAGCGTTCTCCCCTTGGCAACCTTCTTGCTCTACTGGAACGTGTCACTTTGGGCGGGGCACGTCGGACTAGTAGCTTCCATTGCGATGATTGGCTATTCGATTCGAATCAAACGTCACCAGGTTTATGAAGCGACCTACAAGGGGCACACGATTCGTCTGGATAATAGCCGCATGTTTGCCGAGAGACTCTATTTGGACGATGGTCTTGTCCGCATTGGCGGCTTCGGATCGAAGATGGAGTTCCGATTCCCGATCAAGGCCGGCGAGGGACTTGGTGACGAAGTCATTGTCTGGCTCGACGCCGGGTTCTCGTCGATTCGCTGCCGAATCGAAGTCGAGTCTAAATCGTCATGA
- a CDS encoding RNA polymerase sigma factor, with product MPKKSKDSLHNRSSFPTTNWSDIGMLSQDDFSIAIGVICEKYWYPVYAFIRRRCSDPYQAEDLTQAFFEKVLARRMFRAADPDKGRFRSYVLASVRNFMASHFAAASSQRQGGGQRALPIDMLVAEDLYCRNRTTTSSPEEEFDRAWAITLLETAIDRLRDEYAQKQQLQRFELLMPILQSCPLDYAAISNALEIDAAAARKAASRFRQRYGQLLREEISSTLSETDDIEEEICWIIGRFAR from the coding sequence ATGCCAAAAAAAAGTAAAGATTCGCTGCACAACCGTTCGTCGTTTCCAACGACGAATTGGAGCGATATCGGCATGCTGAGCCAAGACGATTTCTCTATTGCAATCGGTGTGATCTGTGAAAAATACTGGTACCCGGTGTATGCGTTCATTCGGCGTCGTTGTTCAGATCCTTACCAAGCCGAAGATTTGACGCAGGCTTTTTTTGAGAAAGTCCTTGCCAGGCGGATGTTTCGGGCGGCCGACCCGGACAAGGGTCGATTTCGTTCGTACGTTTTAGCATCAGTGCGGAATTTTATGGCCAGCCACTTTGCGGCCGCGAGTTCACAGCGTCAGGGTGGAGGGCAACGGGCGTTGCCAATCGACATGCTTGTTGCCGAAGACTTGTATTGCCGAAACCGAACTACCACTTCTAGCCCGGAAGAAGAGTTCGATCGCGCGTGGGCAATCACCCTGCTAGAAACGGCGATCGATCGGTTGAGAGATGAATACGCCCAGAAGCAGCAGTTGCAGCGATTCGAACTCCTCATGCCGATTCTTCAATCGTGTCCTCTGGATTACGCTGCGATCTCGAATGCCCTGGAAATCGACGCGGCTGCGGCGAGGAAAGCTGCGTCCCGTTTTCGCCAACGCTACGGCCAACTGCTACGTGAGGAAATCTCGAGCACACTCTCAGAAACGGACGACATTGAAGAGGAGATTTGCTGGATTATTGGCCGATTTGCTCGATAA
- a CDS encoding MFS transporter: protein MSEKQTAWYSNVTRYQWLVLVVASLGWMFDAFEGQIYNLTRGDMLPDVLGTDLEDPLVRIWGERFLGIFLVGGTFGGLLFSSLADRWGRNPVMALTILFYSVFSGLTAFAGEIWQVGALRFLVAMGVGGEWAVGAALVAEVFPKEARERAGGIFHATSVGGLWLAAAAGLLVGSEWRYAYLIGVLPALLVLWVRMCIKEPESWQAARETKAKRMGSFLELLGTPRWRFHAVMGALLAMVGLATFWGVVVAGQDIAADFLKRAGDENWSSKSKIAFGFIQTAGAGLGMLAFGPLSARLGCRKTFTLMHLAAFVLTPIVCWAPSYVGSYGLLLFLLPLFAFFAQGIHAGYAVYFPTLFPTHLRATGSGFCFNVGRLLAAPVLIWLSAWLKAEFDLRTAVSFLGCFFLLGLCFLLFLPETHDQDLPTD from the coding sequence ATGTCAGAAAAACAAACCGCCTGGTATTCCAATGTCACGCGTTACCAGTGGCTGGTCCTTGTGGTGGCATCGCTCGGCTGGATGTTCGATGCATTCGAAGGGCAGATTTATAACCTGACCCGAGGCGACATGCTTCCCGATGTGCTGGGTACCGATCTTGAAGATCCGCTGGTACGCATCTGGGGGGAACGATTCCTGGGAATCTTTCTGGTCGGCGGAACCTTCGGCGGGCTGCTCTTCAGCTCGTTGGCCGATCGCTGGGGAAGAAACCCCGTCATGGCCCTGACCATCTTGTTCTATTCCGTGTTCTCCGGGTTGACGGCCTTCGCCGGCGAGATCTGGCAGGTGGGCGCGCTCCGTTTTCTGGTGGCGATGGGAGTCGGCGGAGAATGGGCCGTTGGCGCCGCCCTGGTCGCGGAAGTATTCCCCAAGGAAGCACGCGAGCGCGCCGGAGGTATCTTTCATGCAACCAGCGTCGGAGGCCTCTGGCTGGCGGCGGCAGCCGGCTTGCTGGTCGGAAGCGAGTGGCGCTACGCCTACCTGATCGGCGTGCTGCCGGCGCTGCTGGTGCTGTGGGTTCGCATGTGCATCAAGGAACCCGAATCGTGGCAAGCGGCCCGCGAAACCAAAGCGAAACGCATGGGCAGCTTTCTCGAACTGCTGGGTACGCCTCGCTGGCGGTTTCATGCGGTCATGGGGGCACTGCTGGCGATGGTCGGCCTGGCCACGTTTTGGGGCGTCGTCGTGGCGGGTCAAGACATCGCGGCCGACTTCCTCAAGCGTGCCGGCGATGAGAACTGGTCAAGCAAATCGAAGATTGCCTTCGGCTTCATTCAAACCGCCGGAGCAGGCCTCGGCATGCTGGCCTTCGGTCCATTGAGCGCGCGGCTCGGATGCCGCAAGACATTCACGCTGATGCACCTCGCCGCGTTCGTGCTGACTCCCATAGTCTGCTGGGCGCCGTCCTACGTGGGAAGCTACGGGCTGTTGCTGTTCCTGCTCCCACTGTTCGCCTTCTTCGCCCAAGGCATTCACGCAGGCTACGCCGTCTACTTCCCCACGTTGTTCCCAACGCATCTTCGCGCAACCGGTTCCGGGTTCTGCTTCAACGTCGGAAGACTACTCGCCGCGCCGGTGCTGATTTGGCTCAGTGCATGGTTGAAAGCGGAATTCGATCTCCGCACCGCCGTCAGCTTTCTAGGCTGCTTCTTCCTGCTGGGACTCTGCTTCCTCCTGTTCCTGCCAGAGACCCACGACCAAGACCTTCCGACAGATTAG
- a CDS encoding LLM class flavin-dependent oxidoreductase — protein sequence MSHPTIRTQQRQCEVAWFSALCGDDYEYLGVPDGKLRSSYQHCGEIVRQADALGYQNILLPSGWIVGQDALAFASAMAPQTKQINQLVALRMGEVWPPMLARALATVDHIAQGRLCINIISSDMPGQKEDGKVRYGRSSEIIQILQGLWSTKGPFKWEGEYYQIDLPDTDSAQPYQQNGGPLMYFGGFSPPAQDLCAKHCDVFLMWPDTEAGLAETIETMSQKAADYQRTIDFGFRAHVIVRETEAEARAAAERLISKLDLEKGNEIKHRSMDAQSVGVLRQDELRAKSDSLYLEDHLWGGIGLARSGCGSAIVGDPDQVLAKLNRYMDMGIRAFILSGYPHLDECQLFAKYVLPKLPTCYLNRVQNRLVPDPVTPLTTGIRV from the coding sequence ATGAGCCATCCCACCATTCGTACCCAGCAACGTCAATGCGAAGTCGCGTGGTTTTCCGCTCTCTGCGGCGACGATTACGAGTACCTTGGTGTTCCCGACGGCAAGCTTCGTTCCTCGTACCAGCACTGCGGCGAGATCGTCCGACAAGCCGACGCGCTCGGATATCAGAACATCTTGCTCCCCTCCGGCTGGATCGTCGGGCAGGATGCCCTCGCGTTCGCGTCCGCCATGGCTCCGCAGACGAAGCAGATCAATCAACTGGTCGCGCTGCGCATGGGGGAAGTCTGGCCGCCAATGCTGGCCCGCGCGCTGGCAACGGTTGACCACATCGCCCAAGGAAGACTTTGCATCAACATCATTTCATCCGACATGCCGGGGCAGAAGGAAGACGGTAAAGTCCGCTACGGTCGCTCAAGCGAAATCATTCAGATCCTGCAGGGGCTCTGGAGCACCAAGGGACCGTTCAAGTGGGAAGGGGAGTACTACCAGATCGACCTGCCTGATACGGACAGCGCTCAACCCTATCAACAAAATGGCGGGCCGCTGATGTACTTCGGCGGTTTCTCGCCGCCGGCTCAGGACCTGTGCGCCAAGCACTGCGACGTCTTCCTGATGTGGCCTGATACCGAAGCAGGACTTGCCGAAACGATCGAAACGATGAGCCAAAAGGCAGCCGACTATCAACGCACCATCGACTTTGGCTTCCGTGCCCATGTCATCGTTCGCGAGACGGAAGCCGAAGCACGGGCCGCCGCCGAGCGCCTGATCAGCAAACTCGATCTGGAAAAGGGAAACGAAATCAAGCATCGCTCGATGGATGCCCAAAGCGTCGGCGTATTGCGACAGGACGAGCTGCGAGCCAAGAGTGACAGCCTGTACCTGGAAGACCATCTCTGGGGCGGAATCGGGCTGGCTCGCAGCGGTTGTGGAAGCGCGATCGTCGGTGACCCGGACCAAGTCCTTGCCAAGCTGAATCGTTACATGGATATGGGAATCCGTGCTTTCATCCTCAGTGGCTACCCGCACCTGGATGAATGCCAACTGTTCGCCAAGTACGTCCTGCCCAAACTTCCGACCTGCTATTTGAATCGAGTTCAAAACCGCCTGGTGCCAGATCCAGTCACACCGCTGACGACCGGCATACGCGTTTGA
- a CDS encoding ROK family transcriptional regulator, with protein MVSRIDTDVLRQIQTGSARSRAQLAKRLEVSPSTMGNHVDDLLERGLLRECVAETSTSGRPPKVLELNPEAGQFVGIDLDAREIFAACVDFAQRRLRDRVLTIQRKDRAEDVLRKIESAIEDVLDEHRPLLGIGIASPGAIDISSGTSLHYQYIRDWKNIPLARRFGERFGVPIQVENNVRTMALAEQAFGKAKHLDSAICVGNRTGISAGILIHGELFRGPDGLAGEIGNWPVQFSKGKGTTLEKAASLRSLLMKLAKRIREGEPTSLKLYRNRVTWEGLVEAIERDDRLVLKVLSEAAETLGKTLVQMSLLLNPKRIIVCGPLAEIEDAFMTPLQESLKEHFPQVNASLPDVCGSELGPFVGALGAGAMAARHWTLDREVFP; from the coding sequence TTGGTTTCACGAATTGATACGGACGTTCTCCGACAGATTCAAACAGGCTCGGCCCGGTCGCGAGCCCAACTCGCCAAGCGTCTGGAAGTTTCCCCTTCGACCATGGGCAATCATGTCGATGATTTGCTAGAGCGGGGTTTGCTACGCGAATGCGTCGCCGAGACGTCCACTTCCGGCAGGCCCCCCAAGGTACTGGAACTCAATCCGGAAGCAGGCCAGTTTGTCGGGATCGACCTGGATGCCCGCGAGATTTTCGCCGCGTGCGTCGACTTCGCCCAGCGACGCCTGCGGGACCGCGTGCTGACGATCCAGAGGAAAGATCGGGCGGAAGACGTATTGCGAAAGATCGAGTCGGCGATCGAGGACGTTCTCGACGAGCACCGACCACTTTTGGGAATTGGAATCGCCTCGCCGGGGGCCATCGATATCTCGTCCGGAACCTCTTTGCACTACCAGTACATTCGCGACTGGAAGAACATTCCGCTTGCTAGGCGGTTCGGCGAGAGGTTCGGCGTGCCGATCCAAGTCGAGAATAACGTCCGTACGATGGCCTTGGCCGAACAGGCTTTTGGCAAGGCCAAACATCTCGACTCGGCGATTTGCGTCGGCAACCGCACCGGAATCAGCGCGGGGATCTTGATCCATGGCGAGTTGTTTCGCGGGCCCGACGGACTGGCAGGCGAGATCGGCAACTGGCCGGTTCAGTTCAGCAAGGGGAAGGGCACGACGCTCGAAAAGGCCGCTTCGCTGCGAAGCCTGCTGATGAAACTTGCCAAGCGAATCCGAGAAGGGGAGCCAACCTCGTTGAAACTGTATCGCAATCGAGTGACTTGGGAAGGACTCGTCGAAGCGATCGAACGCGACGATCGGCTGGTTCTCAAGGTTTTGTCCGAGGCGGCCGAAACGCTGGGGAAAACACTGGTACAAATGTCGCTGCTGCTCAATCCGAAACGAATCATCGTTTGCGGACCACTCGCCGAAATCGAAGACGCCTTCATGACGCCGCTCCAGGAATCACTCAAAGAACACTTTCCCCAGGTGAATGCGTCGCTGCCGGATGTGTGCGGATCGGAGCTTGGTCCGTTCGTTGGCGCCTTGGGGGCAGGTGCCATGGCCGCCAGGCATTGGACGCTTGACCGAGAAGTTTTTCCGTAA
- a CDS encoding Gfo/Idh/MocA family protein gives MSDGGLRFGLIGFGAWGKHHANAIRQTAGVELAAIAARSEASAAAAKDAYPDAVVFTDYRQMLETVDLDLVDVVVPSHLHHEIGMAVLAAGCHLLLEKPMGTSLAQCDDLLRLAQEKNLHLAIGHEFRLSSLWGKVKSLIDDGYVGTPQYALVELSRNPYRQGSDGWRYDIERVGNWILEEPIHFFDLARWYLGGNGEPQSVVALANSRQVDHPELQDNFSALVNFGGGAYAVVSQTLSAFEHHQTVKVTGTKGALWASWSGSLDRTRHPTFSLRGFNGEAVEDIPVEKITGELFELEDQIAMLVDVLKNDRPLACNAEDGRWSVMLCLAAQESVDSGRIVQIDEFAKRVGNRPIN, from the coding sequence ATGTCGGACGGCGGACTACGTTTTGGGTTGATCGGGTTTGGTGCTTGGGGAAAGCATCATGCGAATGCCATCCGGCAAACGGCGGGAGTTGAACTGGCCGCCATCGCCGCGCGCAGTGAAGCATCGGCCGCTGCCGCGAAGGATGCTTACCCAGACGCGGTGGTGTTTACCGATTATCGGCAGATGCTCGAGACGGTCGATCTCGACCTCGTGGATGTGGTCGTGCCGAGCCATTTGCACCACGAAATCGGAATGGCGGTTCTCGCTGCCGGCTGTCACTTGCTTCTTGAGAAACCGATGGGAACGTCCCTCGCTCAGTGTGACGATCTTTTGCGGCTCGCCCAAGAAAAGAACCTGCACCTTGCCATCGGGCATGAATTCAGGTTGTCGTCCCTCTGGGGAAAGGTGAAGTCGCTGATCGATGACGGCTATGTGGGGACTCCCCAGTACGCACTAGTCGAACTGTCGCGAAATCCCTATCGCCAAGGCTCGGACGGATGGCGCTACGATATCGAGCGCGTCGGGAACTGGATACTGGAAGAGCCCATCCACTTTTTCGACCTTGCTCGGTGGTACCTGGGCGGAAATGGCGAGCCGCAGAGCGTGGTGGCATTAGCCAACTCTCGGCAGGTGGATCATCCGGAGCTGCAAGACAACTTCAGCGCGCTAGTAAACTTTGGCGGCGGCGCTTACGCGGTCGTATCCCAGACGCTGAGCGCTTTCGAGCACCATCAAACCGTGAAAGTCACGGGAACCAAAGGGGCCCTGTGGGCTTCCTGGAGCGGATCGCTCGACCGGACGCGGCATCCAACCTTTTCTTTGCGGGGATTCAACGGCGAAGCAGTCGAAGACATTCCCGTGGAAAAGATTACCGGCGAACTGTTTGAACTCGAGGATCAAATTGCGATGCTCGTCGACGTCCTGAAAAACGATCGCCCCCTGGCGTGTAACGCGGAAGATGGTCGCTGGTCGGTAATGCTTTGCCTGGCCGCGCAGGAATCGGTCGACAGCGGCAGGATCGTGCAGATTGATGAGTTCGCGAAGAGGGTCGGAAACCGACCGATAAACTAG
- a CDS encoding Gfo/Idh/MocA family protein, whose amino-acid sequence MPTRRQVLKSVLAAWAAPAILSATSLGQGRTAPSDRLSIGVIGLGSRGLNLIDDLLRASDAQITMLCDVDTIHYRDQPWGKGKAFGLEPTSEYVQKKDPTTRGLRTTKDFREVTAASDIDAVVVATPDHWHALITLDAIANGKDVYCEKPVTHTFAEGQSVYRAAHKHDVIFQTGSQQRSSPEFRQAVEIVRNGHLGNLREIEVGLSPGYEKPQGDPTVRQPPESLDYEMWCGPAPKLPYMRARHHRWWRGHRAFGGGVLMDWIGHHNDIAHWAMDGDNSGPTRVEAVGWTFPETDVYDTPVQYEIRCEYASGVKTSISSQHKNGALFRGDDGWVYVTRGKLLASNQAWAAKDFDAGPKKVYLSDNHMRNFLDGIKSRKACISPAETTHRSITPGHLGYVSHTLGRPLKWDPMAETMVGDEAAMQLLLKNEYRSPWG is encoded by the coding sequence ATGCCGACACGTCGCCAAGTCTTGAAGTCGGTACTTGCTGCTTGGGCAGCACCCGCTATCCTATCCGCCACTTCCCTGGGACAAGGACGCACGGCCCCGAGTGATCGGCTGAGTATCGGCGTCATCGGGCTAGGATCTCGCGGGTTGAACTTGATCGACGATTTGCTGCGCGCGTCCGACGCTCAAATCACCATGCTTTGCGACGTCGATACCATTCATTATCGCGATCAGCCTTGGGGAAAAGGAAAAGCGTTTGGTTTGGAGCCCACTTCGGAGTATGTCCAAAAGAAGGACCCGACGACCAGGGGCCTGCGAACGACCAAGGACTTCCGGGAGGTCACCGCGGCCAGCGACATTGACGCGGTGGTCGTTGCCACGCCAGATCATTGGCACGCGTTGATTACGCTCGACGCGATCGCCAACGGAAAGGACGTCTACTGCGAGAAACCGGTCACGCACACGTTTGCGGAAGGACAAAGCGTTTACCGGGCAGCGCACAAGCACGATGTGATTTTTCAAACCGGCAGTCAGCAGCGAAGCTCTCCCGAATTCCGACAGGCGGTGGAGATCGTTCGCAATGGGCACCTTGGGAACCTGCGTGAGATTGAGGTAGGCTTGAGCCCCGGCTACGAAAAGCCGCAAGGCGATCCGACGGTGCGTCAGCCTCCAGAAAGCCTGGATTACGAAATGTGGTGCGGGCCGGCCCCTAAGCTGCCATACATGCGGGCGCGACATCATCGCTGGTGGCGCGGACACCGGGCGTTCGGAGGGGGCGTGCTCATGGACTGGATCGGGCACCACAACGACATCGCCCACTGGGCAATGGATGGCGACAATTCGGGTCCAACCAGGGTAGAAGCCGTTGGCTGGACTTTCCCAGAGACCGACGTCTACGACACGCCGGTGCAGTATGAAATCCGATGTGAATACGCATCCGGCGTCAAAACCTCGATCAGTTCCCAGCATAAGAATGGTGCCCTGTTCCGCGGTGATGATGGCTGGGTCTACGTAACTCGCGGAAAGCTACTAGCCTCCAACCAGGCGTGGGCCGCAAAAGATTTCGACGCTGGCCCCAAAAAGGTTTACCTGTCGGACAACCATATGCGGAACTTTCTCGACGGCATCAAGAGTCGCAAAGCATGCATTTCGCCTGCGGAGACGACGCACCGTTCGATCACGCCAGGGCATCTTGGATACGTCTCCCATACTCTGGGCAGACCACTGAAGTGGGACCCTATGGCCGAAACGATGGTCGGTGATGAAGCCGCCATGCAGCTGCTGCTTAAGAACGAATATCGTTCTCCCTGGGGTTAA
- a CDS encoding glycosyltransferase family 2 protein, producing MESTENDLSAEEQVSDRFRDGISVVVPVYNSQDSLQELCERLDRLFDKIALPYEIILVNDGSRDGSWQVIQELTQHNENILGLSLSRNYGQHNALVCGVRTARFPVCVTMDDDLQHPPEAIPLLLQGLTDDLDVVYGTPANLAHSPLRNAASLLGKLAVSSALGLNAARHISAFRVIRTELRNAFADFHSPNLQFDVLLSWGTNKFGAVEVQHDKRKFGRSNYSVLKLFNHALTLFTGYSTAPLRFATITGFSFSLFGFLVLIYVAVSFLLFGSIPGFPFLASVISIFGGVQLFALGILGEYIGRIFDCSMQQPLYLIRETTAGRSNVKDDSCEVSN from the coding sequence ATGGAATCAACAGAAAACGATTTGTCGGCAGAAGAACAAGTAAGCGATCGGTTCCGCGATGGGATTTCCGTTGTGGTTCCGGTTTACAACAGCCAGGACTCGCTGCAAGAGCTGTGCGAGCGGTTGGATCGTCTGTTTGACAAGATTGCCCTGCCATATGAAATCATCTTGGTGAACGATGGAAGTCGAGATGGAAGCTGGCAGGTGATCCAGGAATTAACGCAGCACAACGAAAACATCCTGGGACTCTCCCTTTCTCGCAACTATGGACAACACAACGCCCTGGTGTGCGGGGTTCGAACGGCCCGGTTCCCCGTTTGCGTGACGATGGACGACGATTTGCAGCATCCGCCGGAAGCGATTCCCTTGCTTCTTCAGGGCCTAACGGATGACTTGGACGTCGTGTACGGAACGCCAGCCAACCTGGCCCATTCCCCCTTAAGAAACGCCGCATCCCTGCTGGGCAAGTTAGCGGTCTCTTCCGCCCTCGGATTGAACGCGGCACGGCACATCAGCGCTTTCCGCGTCATTCGCACCGAACTTCGAAACGCATTCGCCGACTTTCACAGCCCCAACTTGCAGTTTGACGTATTACTGTCATGGGGCACCAACAAGTTTGGCGCGGTGGAAGTTCAGCATGACAAACGAAAGTTCGGTCGCTCGAACTACAGCGTGCTTAAGTTGTTCAATCACGCACTCACGCTGTTCACCGGCTACAGCACGGCACCGCTACGTTTTGCGACGATCACCGGATTCAGCTTCAGCTTGTTCGGCTTTCTGGTTTTGATCTACGTCGCCGTTTCCTTCCTTCTGTTTGGAAGTATTCCAGGCTTTCCCTTTCTTGCGTCGGTCATTTCCATTTTTGGCGGCGTTCAACTTTTTGCGCTGGGAATACTCGGCGAATACATTGGCCGTATCTTCGATTGCAGCATGCAGCAGCCGCTTTACCTGATTCGAGAAACGACTGCCGGCAGGTCGAACGTAAAGGATGATTCGTGTGAAGTCTCGAATTGA
- a CDS encoding GNAT family N-acetyltransferase yields MKSRIDSSICLRPLEASAAESMLAWMTDRDVGDNIGLRKTPTLDSTRQWIERAQNDSTISPQAIHFRDVHVGNVVLDQIDSYLQIARVHIYIGDPEMRGKGIGSQAMKLALMFAFERLGLVKVWLTVHCENAAAIASYIRCGFRLEGILKGEFLLNGRRIDALRMGITADEFRSRHGEEVKFSL; encoded by the coding sequence GTGAAGTCTCGAATTGATTCTTCGATCTGTCTCCGCCCCTTGGAAGCTTCAGCGGCAGAGTCGATGCTTGCCTGGATGACCGATCGAGACGTCGGCGACAATATCGGCCTGCGAAAGACGCCAACCCTGGATAGCACACGCCAGTGGATCGAGCGCGCCCAGAACGATTCGACGATCTCGCCCCAGGCGATTCACTTTCGAGATGTTCACGTGGGGAACGTCGTTCTCGATCAGATTGATTCTTATCTTCAGATCGCTCGCGTCCATATTTATATCGGCGACCCCGAGATGCGGGGCAAAGGGATTGGCTCTCAGGCCATGAAGCTGGCGTTGATGTTCGCATTTGAACGTCTGGGCCTGGTCAAGGTTTGGTTGACGGTGCACTGCGAAAACGCGGCAGCCATTGCATCTTATATTCGCTGCGGGTTCCGTTTAGAGGGAATTCTGAAGGGGGAATTTCTCCTGAATGGCCGCAGAATTGATGCGCTGCGCATGGGAATCACGGCCGATGAGTTTCGGTCTCGGCATGGGGAAGAAGTGAAGTTCTCACTATGA
- a CDS encoding WbqC family protein → MKCVILQPSYIPWRGYFHQIQKADLFVYYDDVQYDKNGWRNRNRILGPNGPMWLTIPAKVKGFPLIQDVEIDEKVHWQKKHWRSFENSYSKAPHFAEVSELLLPFYEEPAPRLADFTIATTTAISDWLGLNTRFIRSSAIESNGTKTDRLVEILTAIGATHYISGPAAKDYLEEGKLEAAGISLEYMSYDYPDYPQLHGHNEQALSILDLIFMVGRDVGPYIWEHRDSTTKVCHDA, encoded by the coding sequence ATGAAATGCGTCATCTTGCAGCCTTCCTACATTCCGTGGCGAGGCTACTTTCACCAAATTCAAAAGGCGGATCTGTTCGTCTATTACGACGATGTACAGTATGACAAGAATGGTTGGCGGAATCGAAATCGGATCTTAGGACCCAATGGCCCAATGTGGCTAACGATCCCCGCCAAGGTCAAAGGGTTTCCGCTCATTCAAGACGTCGAGATCGACGAAAAGGTCCATTGGCAGAAGAAACATTGGCGGTCTTTTGAGAACTCGTACTCGAAAGCCCCGCATTTCGCCGAGGTTTCCGAACTTCTGTTGCCGTTCTACGAAGAGCCTGCTCCTCGCCTGGCAGACTTTACCATCGCGACGACGACTGCGATCAGTGATTGGCTGGGGCTCAATACGCGGTTCATCAGGTCGTCGGCGATTGAAAGCAACGGAACGAAAACAGACCGCCTGGTCGAGATCCTCACGGCGATCGGCGCGACGCATTACATCTCGGGGCCGGCCGCCAAAGATTATTTGGAAGAAGGGAAGCTGGAGGCCGCGGGCATCAGTCTGGAATACATGAGCTACGACTATCCCGACTATCCCCAACTTCATGGACATAACGAGCAAGCCTTGTCGATCCTTGACCTGATATTCATGGTGGGACGCGACGTTGGTCCCTACATCTGGGAGCATCGAGATTCGACGACGAAAGTGTGTCATGATGCGTAG